Below is a window of Humulus lupulus chromosome 2, drHumLupu1.1, whole genome shotgun sequence DNA.
gAGCCAGAAAAAGAAGACATTGTCCCCTCTGAACAAGAAGTCGAATCTGACTCAGACCAAATTGCATCTCCTTTGACATCCAAAGCTAAAGGGAAGAAATCTATTTCTGATTCTACACCTTCTCCAAAACGGTCAGGTGTAAATTCAAACCTTATTCTTCCATTTTTTGCTATAATGATAATGCACGTGATATGGTTCTATATGCTCAAAGGAAATTTATCATTGAAAGAAATTATGTCTTGAGTGATCATCGTCCTTTTGGTGTGCTAACAATGCTTCAAGATCGACAATGGACAGGTTCTTTGGTTAAATTTTCtggttttgtggatagaatagttaaggaattctatgccaatcttACTAATGAAATTATTGAACCTTCATCTCCTCTGTATAATAAAGTGTTTGTTAGGGGCCAttggttctctttttctcctcaaGACATTGCTCTTGCTTTGCATCTTCCCCTTGCTGTCGAGGATGATGTTGATGGTGCCTCTCTTGACAAGGACATGGTTATCACTGAATTGGTAGGTCAAAAAATGGTATGGCCATCTAATACAGTCATCTCGGTCTCCAATCTCACCTACACTTATGTTGTTCTCCATAAGTTTGCCACAACAAATTGGAAGCTCACTTCTCACACCGCCACTATCTCTTTCGATATGGCATCATTTTTGTACAAGGTGGGGACCGGTCTTGGTATAAATTTGGCTTCGGTTATTCATGATCAAATCATTGGGTTTCGCAAAGGTAACAGGAAAAACTTGAATCTTCCTTTTCCTCaagttatttataaagtgttgagtaTGCAGAAAAAAGATCTCCAACGTGATCAAGAAGACTTGGTGGCACCCATTACTGCTGCTTCCTACAAGGCCTCTGCCCCTCCTACTGAAGCCACTGCTGCTCCGTCCTCCAAGAAAGTCAAGCCCCAATCTCTGAAGATTGCCTCGGATGACATTCCTCATGCCTCCTCCTCTGTTGCCACAGATTCAGGACTTGTTGCAACAGAAATAGCTGCTGTTCGAGCCTCTGTTGATTCTTTGACTGCTCGAGTGATGTCAATTGAAGGACTGCAACATTCTATGTTGGAGGTTGTTCAATCTCAGTCCAAAGATCcaattgtttagttttattttagtttttgtccATTAAACAGTGAtactcctttttgttttatggttctttggcttctttgaaagacacaaagggggagagtatTTCCAAAAAcctggttgtttgttgttttgtttaactctggaccttcttgttttgagggggagttaagtctagtTTATTTACATGTTTGTTATAAGTTCATGCATGTTTGCAGAGGGGGTTCTTTCTCTTTACTTatcactaacatttgtgttgcaggtttttgaattaattttgtctatcaaattgccaaa
It encodes the following:
- the LOC133814597 gene encoding uncharacterized protein LOC133814597 — encoded protein: MLQDRQWTGSLVKFSGFVDRIVKEFYANLTNEIIEPSSPLYNKVFVRGHWFSFSPQDIALALHLPLAVEDDVDGASLDKDMVITELVGQKMVWPSNTVISVSNLTYTYVVLHKFATTNWKLTSHTATISFDMASFLYKVGTGLGINLASVIHDQIIGFRKGNRKNLNLPFPQVIYKVLSMQKKDLQRDQEDLVAPITAASYKASAPPTEATAAPSSKKVKPQSLKIASDDIPHASSSVATDSGLVATEIAAVRASVDSLTARVMSIEGLQHSMLEVVQSQSKDPIV